Sequence from the Priestia megaterium genome:
TCTTCATAGGTTACATTCTCTGGCTTTACGGCTATTGTCCCCTTTTCTGGTAAGCAGATATATTCCGCATATCCTCCGAACTTCATACCTGTCATTGCAAACAGCTGGTCGCCTTTTTTGAACCGCGTTACGTTCTTTCCCACTTCCTCTACTTCTCCGGCCAGCTCTACGCCTAGTATTGATTTTCTAGGCTTCCGTAATCCCAAAACTATTCGCATTGGAAGCCACAATAGCAGTGGACTATTAAAGCTCCTCACTCTGCAGTCGCCCGATGTGACCGTGGCGGCATGAATTTTTATCAGTATTTCATTCTCTTTTGGAATAGGCTTTTCCACTTCTTGAAGCTGAAGAACATCTGGTTTACCATACTTTGTACATACCATTGCTTTCATAACAGCTCTCCTTTTTTCACTAGAGTTCAATATATGTTTATAAACTATGCTCGTCGAAAGCTATTCTTTCACATTTTAAAAAGAACGCCGGTGAATCTACTGTCACATATGGTAAATAAAAGGATATTACTATAAAATAAGTATAAAAACAGAAAGCGTGGTACGTGTTATTGTTTAAACTTCTTTTAATTGAAGATGATGTAACGCTGTTTAATGAACTGAAAGAGCGGTTGGAGCAGTGGTCTTATGATGTCTATGGAATTCATGATTTCAGCAACGTGATGCAGGAGTTCAGCGAGGTAAAACCTGATTTGGTTATTATGGATATTCAACTCCCGAAGTATGACGGATTTCACTGGTGCAGAATGATTCGCTCTCACTCAAAAATTCCTATTATCTTTCTATCTTCACGAGATCATCCCTCGGATATGGTGATGTCTATGCAATTTGGAGCTGACGACTTTGTGCAAAAGCCGTTTCATTTTGATGTGCTTGTAGCAAAAATACAGGCTCTTCTTCGCCGCGTGTATAATTACAGCGTTGAACAAGTAAGTCTTCTTTCATGGCAAGGAGCAACGATTGATTACGAAAAAAATAAAGTATCAAACAAATCTAAAACTATTGATTTAACCAAAAATGAAATCTTTATTTTAAAATGCTTAATACATAAAAAGAATACGATTGTAAGCCGAGATGAACTGATTAATAGCCTATGGGAAGATAAACGTTTTATTAGTGATAATACGCTGACTGTAAACGTCAATCGCCTGCGAAAAAAGTTAGATGAAATTGGACTAGGAACGTTTATTGAAACAAAAGTTGGTCAAGGCTATGTAGCCATTGAAGAGGAACGCTATGATTAAACTTTTTATTCGCGAGCGCTTAAGCTGGATCCTTTTCTTTTTTATCATACATCTTTTTATGCTTTTTGTTGCTTATATTGATGAATCTATTCCGCTTTCTTCGATTCTCTATATCGTGTTTTTATCATCGATTACTTTTCTTATTTTTTGCGTATTCCGCTATCAGAAAGAAACGAAGTTTTATCAAGGGCTAAAAGATGAAGACGACTTCTTTGATTCTTCTACTCTTTCTCATCCGCTGCGTCCGTTTGAAAAGGTTGTTCAGCGAAACCTACTGCATCAATTAGAACAAGCGAAAAAAGGTGCGGTGCAAACTCAGCTGCACGTGACGCAGGAAAAAGATGAGCTGTTAGCTTGGATTCACGAAATTAAAACGCCATTAACTGCCATGCATTTAATGATTGAACGCTTAGAAAATCAAGAGGTTAAAGCAAACTTGACGTTCGAATGGCTTCGTATTCACTTTTTACTTGATCAACAGCTGCATCAAAAGCGCATTTTCTTTATCGAAAATGATATGTATATTGAACATCTGGATTTAGAGTCCCTTATTTTCACTGAGATCAAAACGCTGCAAGCTTGGTGTATGAGAAAAAATATTGGATTTGATTTGGACTTACAGGCAGAACGTGTACTGAGTGACGCAAAGTGGCTGGCATTTATTATGAGGCAGCTCTTAACAAACGCCGTTAAGTACAGCGAAGAATCTGACGTGATGATTAGAAGCTACGAGCATAATGGTCAAGTGTATATCGAGGTAAAAGATAGCGGGCGGGGAATTTCTCCACAAGATATGCCGCGCATTTTTGAGAAAGGTTTTACCTCAACTACGCAGCATGAAGACAGCCGTGCCACTGGCATGGGTCTATATCTAGCTCAAAAAGCTGCCCACGCTCTTTCGATTCACATTGGCGTGCAGTCAGTTCTTAACCAAGGCACGACGTTTACGCTTGCCTTTCCTAAATCAAATGATTTTGTTGATATGAAAAGCATGTGACAAAAATGTCACATGCTTTCGTCATTTGTTCGGTGAATCAAAGGAAAACAACAAGCCCTTTTTTTATAATAAACGTATCGAATCAAAGGAGTGAATACATATGAACGTATTAGAAGCTACTAATATTCATAAAAGTTACGGAAATAAGTTTAACAGACAAGAAGTATTAAAAGGTGTAGATATTACCATTATGAAAGGAGAATTTGTAGGAATTATGGGCGCTTCAGGCTCAGGTAAAACGACGCTTCTGAATGTCCTTTCCTCTATTGATAAGATCAACGGCGGAATGATTAAAATTGAAGGAAATGAAATTAGCAGAATGAAAGAAAAGCAATTAGCAAACTTTCGAAAAACCCATCTAGGCTTTATTTTTCAAGACTATAACTTGCTCGACACGCTTACAGTAAAAGAAAATATCCTCTTGCCGCTTTCTGTTGCGAAAACCCCTTCAGCAGTAGCTCACAAAAAATTTGATGCGCTAGCTAAACAGCTCGGCATCTATGAGCTAAAAGATAAATACCCAAACGAAATTTCGGGCGGACAAAAGCAGCGCACCTCTGCTGCAAGAGCCTTTATTCATGAGCCAAGCATGATTTTTGCTGACGAACCAACGGGTGCACTTGACTCAAAAGCGGCCAGCGATTTGTTAAACAAACTGACCGAGCTTAATGATAAAAGAAGCGCAACGATTGTGATGGTAACGCATGATCCAGTGGCAGCCAGCTATTGCAGCAAAGTCATTTTTATAAAAGACGGACAAATTTATACGCAGCTGTATAAAGGCGACCAAACGCGAAAAGACTTTTTTGAAGATATTATGAAAACGCAAGGCGTACTAGGCGGAGTTCAAGATGAATATTAATCAGCTCGTCTTCCGCAACTTCAAAAAGAATGTAAAAAACTATTATTTGTACGTTTTTGCACTGATTTTCAGCGCAGCTTTATATTTTGCTTTCGTAACGCTTCAGTACGATCCTGCTCTTGATGCAACCAAAGGTTCGATTAAAGGAGGCGCAGCAGTTCGAGCGGCTTCCGTTTTACTTGTAGCCATTGTCTCTATCTTTCTTTTATATGCAAATACCATTTTTATCAAACGACGCAGCAAAGAAATTGGCTTATTTCAGCTAATTGGCATGACCAAAACAAAAATTTTCCGTATTTTGACGGCTGAAAATTTTATGCTGTACTTTAGCTCGCTGATTGTCGGCATTTTAATTGGATTTTCGTTTTCTAAAGTAATTATTATGATTTTATTTAAAATCACCGATACAAAAGGCATTGCCAAGCTTCACTTTTCAGAAGAAGCCTTGATTCAAACGCTGATTGTGTTTGGAGTCATCTATTTGCTAATTATGACGATGAACTATCTTTTTATTAAAAGACAGACCATTTTAGCACTATTCCGCGTTACTTCATCAACAGAAGGCAAAACAAAAAAAATCAGTATACTTGAAATTATTATTGGAATTCTTGGCATGATCTTTATTGCTTCCGGCTACTATATTTCTGCTAAATTGTTTGACGGTTCTTTTACAAGCATGAATGCTTTGTCAATCGCAATGGTGTCTATTTTAGCTTCAGTTATCCTCGGAACCTATTTGTTTTATAAAGGCTCGGTTCGATTTTTATTAAATCTTATGCGAAAAAGCAAAAAAGGCTATTTGTCGATTAACGACGTATTATCTCTTTCTTCCATTATGTTTCGGATGAAATCAAACGCATTATTGCTGACGGTTATTACAACCGTATCGGCTCTTGCTATTGGTCTGTTGTGCTTGAGCTACATCTCTTATTACTCTGCTGAAAAGTCAGCCGAAGATTATGTCCCTAACGATTTTGCTATCAATAATTCAAAAGACGCTGCTTCGTTTAAAGCCGCGCTGAATGAAAAGAAAATAGCATATACGGAAAAAAAGATCGACGTCATCCAAGTAAAAGCAAACGTAAAAAACATCTTAGAAAATAATTTGGAAGGCCCAATGGTAGACTCGTCCGCTATGATTTTTTCGGTTGTGAGTGAAAAATCTGTTAGTGGTGTAAATGTAGCTCAAAATGAAACTTTGTTTACCGGCTATAATGATATGCTTCAACGAGTAAATTCATTTAAAGATTCCGGAGAAATTGAGCTAAAAGGAAAGAAAGAAGTCATTCCGCAAAAGTATATAGGTTTAAATCGAAAATTTCTCTTATCTACCTATTTTACGAGCGGTATGCCTACTGTGATTGTAGACGATTCCGTGTTTAATGAACTGGAAAAAGACGCGGATCCTTCTATTCAAAAAGAATCTTCTGTGTACACAGGGATAGACATATCACAAGAAAATGACTTACCAAAAGCAAATGAGA
This genomic interval carries:
- a CDS encoding response regulator transcription factor, translating into MFKLLLIEDDVTLFNELKERLEQWSYDVYGIHDFSNVMQEFSEVKPDLVIMDIQLPKYDGFHWCRMIRSHSKIPIIFLSSRDHPSDMVMSMQFGADDFVQKPFHFDVLVAKIQALLRRVYNYSVEQVSLLSWQGATIDYEKNKVSNKSKTIDLTKNEIFILKCLIHKKNTIVSRDELINSLWEDKRFISDNTLTVNVNRLRKKLDEIGLGTFIETKVGQGYVAIEEERYD
- a CDS encoding sensor histidine kinase, which gives rise to MIKLFIRERLSWILFFFIIHLFMLFVAYIDESIPLSSILYIVFLSSITFLIFCVFRYQKETKFYQGLKDEDDFFDSSTLSHPLRPFEKVVQRNLLHQLEQAKKGAVQTQLHVTQEKDELLAWIHEIKTPLTAMHLMIERLENQEVKANLTFEWLRIHFLLDQQLHQKRIFFIENDMYIEHLDLESLIFTEIKTLQAWCMRKNIGFDLDLQAERVLSDAKWLAFIMRQLLTNAVKYSEESDVMIRSYEHNGQVYIEVKDSGRGISPQDMPRIFEKGFTSTTQHEDSRATGMGLYLAQKAAHALSIHIGVQSVLNQGTTFTLAFPKSNDFVDMKSM
- a CDS encoding ABC transporter ATP-binding protein, yielding MNVLEATNIHKSYGNKFNRQEVLKGVDITIMKGEFVGIMGASGSGKTTLLNVLSSIDKINGGMIKIEGNEISRMKEKQLANFRKTHLGFIFQDYNLLDTLTVKENILLPLSVAKTPSAVAHKKFDALAKQLGIYELKDKYPNEISGGQKQRTSAARAFIHEPSMIFADEPTGALDSKAASDLLNKLTELNDKRSATIVMVTHDPVAASYCSKVIFIKDGQIYTQLYKGDQTRKDFFEDIMKTQGVLGGVQDEY
- a CDS encoding FtsX-like permease family protein, which codes for MNINQLVFRNFKKNVKNYYLYVFALIFSAALYFAFVTLQYDPALDATKGSIKGGAAVRAASVLLVAIVSIFLLYANTIFIKRRSKEIGLFQLIGMTKTKIFRILTAENFMLYFSSLIVGILIGFSFSKVIIMILFKITDTKGIAKLHFSEEALIQTLIVFGVIYLLIMTMNYLFIKRQTILALFRVTSSTEGKTKKISILEIIIGILGMIFIASGYYISAKLFDGSFTSMNALSIAMVSILASVILGTYLFYKGSVRFLLNLMRKSKKGYLSINDVLSLSSIMFRMKSNALLLTVITTVSALAIGLLCLSYISYYSAEKSAEDYVPNDFAINNSKDAASFKAALNEKKIAYTEKKIDVIQVKANVKNILENNLEGPMVDSSAMIFSVVSEKSVSGVNVAQNETLFTGYNDMLQRVNSFKDSGEIELKGKKEVIPQKYIGLNRKFLLSTYFTSGMPTVIVDDSVFNELEKDADPSIQKESSVYTGIDISQENDLPKANEIFKEVKLGNHTFNDSRIETVKSQKQTMGLIMFIVAFLGLAFLITSGCILYFKQMNESEDEKPNYTILRKLGFTEKDLLTGIIIKQLFNFGIPLIVGLLHSYFAVQSGWFWFGTELWTPIIIVMIVYTALYSIFGILSVLYYKKIIKAAL